The genomic interval TAACCGATATCTGCGGGGGTAAAACCGTCTACCATGATCCCCAAACCGGAATGTTCCCACTCATCCAGGGGTACAAGTTCAAAACCCTCGTCCTTAATTTCATTCAGACTCATCGAGTTTCTGTAGTCCCCTGGACTTCTCAAAGGAACGAGGAATTCATTTGAATAGATAAATCGTCTTTTTCCTTCCGCTCCCAGGGACTCACCTAAGGATAGAACAAGATCGGGTTTTTTAGCATTCTCTTTTTCGTATAGAGAAAACCCATCAGGAAGGGTAAAATTCTCAGGATCAATTACCCCGCCTTGAAAAGACACTGTAACAGGGTTTTCTGCCATGCAGGAGATAAGGGATAAAATACTAACAAGAAAAAAAGGGACTGCTTTAATCATGGCTTTGGAGTATAGTATAAACATTATGAAAATTGAAACAGGGAAATGGTATGCTCCCCGGTACAGCGGCAGAAAGGTTCCGCTGTATAAGATAAAACACATTGCCGGGAACGAAATCATTATGGAGATATGGGAATTCGACAAGAAATCATGCAGTGTCAGCCCGGTAGACAAATATGTTCCTGTTGATAAATTCTTCTTTGAAAACAAAAGCCAGGCAGAGGGTATCCTTCCTGTGGAAGGGGAGTTCAAGGAGGAACTCAGTCTTCCTGATCTTGGAGAACTGTAAAATGACACCTGCCGTAAAGACCCTGAAGAACTCCGGTCTTGCGTATAGACTCCATGAATATATTCATGATCCCAGGGCTGCCTCGTTCGGACCCGAAGCCGCAGAGAAGCTCGGGGTGGAACCATCCAGGGTTTTCAAGACGCTTGTTCTGTGCTCCGCCGCCGGAGAATATTCTGCCTGGATGCTGCCGGTCGACCGGCATCTTGATTTAAAAGAAGCAGCCCGAATAAGCGGAGAAAAAAAGATGGAACTTTCCGATCCAAAAGAAGCTGAACGGATAACCGGATACATCGTGGGAGGAATCAGTCCTTTAGGACAAAAAAAGAGACTCCCCTTATTCATCGATTCCCGGGCGCTTGAACATAAGACCATACTGTTCAGCGGCGGGAAAAGGGGACTTCAGATTGAGATGGCCCCATCGGATTTTATTAAAATCAGCAGTGCGGCTGCTTCGGGAAATTTTTCATAGTATGCCGATTTATAGTGGATCTATTGACACGTTTTTTCCTCTGTGGTATGTTGCTGCCTGCCTGGGGAGGTTCCCGAGCGGTCAAAGGGGGCAGACTGTAAATCTGTTGGCTCAGCCTTCGAAGGTTCGAATCCTTCTCTCCCCACGAGGCTCTCTTGACGATCAAGAGAGCCTTTTTTATTTTTACTGTCAATGGTATATCCTTTGTATGTGGCAATTATCCCGGTTATACAAGGACACTAGGTAATGAATACTCCATTCTATTCGAAGGGGCTCCGTTTCGATTGTACTGGATGCTCACGCTGTTGTCGGTATGAACCGGGCTATGTCTTTCTTTCAGAAACGGATCTCTTGCGCCTCTGCGCCTGCCGAGGATTGGATCGTTCGGAGTTTATCCATAGCTACTGCAGAACCATTAACCTGAACGGCTTTTTCCGTATCAGCCTTATAGAAAAAGAGAATTACGACTGTATTTTCTGGCAGGACGGCGGCTGCAGTGTATACGAGTCCAGACCTGTGCAATGCCGTACTTATCCCTTCTGGGAGCCTTTTTTATCGGATAAGGATGAATGGGAGTCCCTGGCCCGGGAATGTCCGGGTGTTAACAAAGGCAGGCTCTATTCACAAAAAGAGATAGAAGCCCTGATAGAAGCCCGGCAGATAGAGTCTTTACTGAGTGGTGACGACCTATGAAAGTCCGCTTCTGGGGAGTCCGAGGCTCAATTCCAACCCCTTTGAGCAGCCGGCAGATACAGAGCCGCATTGCAGCGGTTGTCCAGCGTATAGAGCCCCATCACCTGGAGAATCAGCAGAGCAGGGAAAGATTTCTGCACGATTTGCCCCCCTATATTATGGGAACTGTCGGAGGAAACACCACCTGCCTGGAAGTCCGGCTTAAGGATAACACGACGATCATCATAGATGCTGGTTCCGGAATCCGGGAGTTAGGGGCTGCACTGAAAAAACAGGGAGAGCATATTCGGGTATATCATATTCTATTTACCCATTTTCATTGGGATCACATTCAGGGGCTCCCGTTTTTTGCTCCCCAGGTTTATGACCCGCGCTGCGAGATCCACTTTTACAGCCCTGTACCAAATCTCAAAGCAATCCTTGAGGAACAAATGCAAAAACCCTATTTTCCTATAAGCATGGAAAGTATGAACGCTGTACTCTTTTTCCACAAACTCAAAGGGAATACCATGGATATAGGACCAGTTACAGTTTCGTGGAGACCAATGAAGCATCCGGGAAATTCATATTCCTATAAAATACAGGAAGAGGACAGCGCGTTTATCTTTTCTTCTGACACAGAACTCGTGCAGGGAGATTTTATTGAAAACCCGGAAAATACAGCCTTCTACCGCGGGGTCGATTCCCTTATAATGGACAGCCAGTACACCCTTGATGAGGCAATAGAAAAATATGATTGGGGCCATTCTTCCTATAGCCTTGCAGTAGATTTTGCGGTCACCTGGGGAATACGAAAACTGTATCTTTTTCATCATGAACCCCAGTACGATGATAAAAAGCTCTACTCCATTGAGCAGTCTGCCCGCTGGTATCTGAATCACCAAAAAGACAGCAACCTGGAAATCTACTCTGCTATCGAGGGAATGGAGTTTGAATTATGATGGAACTTCCCATCACCATGAATACTCAGGAAATTGTCGGTCTCTTTTTGTTTTTGCGGGCCCGGGAGTCGGAACTTGATTCTGTTCTCTCCGCTCTGCATGAGCGTCTTTCGGGCCACCTGTACGAGAGATTATCAATCGATGAGATGGAGAATCTTCAGGATCTCTATGCTCAAAAGATTGATGTTCTGGAACAAAAAGGCTAAATTTACACAGGTCTACATATCGGAGGGATCCATGAACAGGTATAAGTGTTATCTGTCTCTAATAATTGTTGCGCTATTCGCGGCCGTGACTCCCCTGTACGGCGATTTTAATCCTCCTCCCGGAGAAGAGAGTTATTTTCGGATGCTTTCTCCCTGGACTCTGGGTGCGGGGCCCTCTGTTGTCTCCACCGACGCGCCTGCAGCCGCCACATGGAACCCGGCTTCCGCTGCCGCTGTTCAGCGAATGACCTTCGATATAGGCTATGTCGCTATTTATGATACTGAGTATGACGAAGGTATCGCCGGCCACGCGGTTAATCTCGGAAACTCAATTCCCGGTAAACTCGGAGTATTCAGCTGGTCGGGACATTTTATCACCAGCGACTACGAAGGCCTTGATATTGGAACAATGGGTGCGATCAACCTGGGTTTCGCCAAGGATGTCTATGAAGACCTGTACGTCGGTACAGGACTCAATCTATATGCCGGTTCCAACGATTCATCTGACTGGGGTTCGACCCTGGACATTGGCTTTATCCATTTCCCTGCAAGTTATCGCAGTTTGAATAATTTTCGTTGGGGTATGACCGCCAAGGATGTCGGTTTGTGGTACAATCCTTCCGACGACTATTCTTCGATTCCTTCACCTTTCAGTCTGATGACTGGCGCTGCTTTTACCCCTGTCGAGAAAGAGGGTTTTGCCCTTGATCTCAGCTCCGACCTGATTCTGCCAAGTTTCCAGAATTTGCGCTGGAATGTCGGTCTCCTTGCACATATCGATAATTTTCTGCAGGTTGGGGTCTCATCGACCCTCGACGCTCGTTCAATCTTTGACGGAGACTTTGAAGCGTACCGTTTCATTCCTTCCTTTGGTTTGCGCTTCTCCTTTCAAACTGATTTGTCAGGCGGCAATCTGATCGATTTGTCCGGCCGCGGTTGGGACAGAGGAGACATTCAGCCTCATATCGGTGTTGCACCGCTCGCCAACGGGGCCTGGGGCGCCGGAATGGGGGTTACTGTCCCTCTGGGAATTATTGACGATAAGGCACCGGAAATCGAGATCGATCTGGGAGATCTTCCTTATAACGAGGCAGAGGATAACTCAGAGGAAAATGATTCTGTATCTCTGCGCATACACTCCTTTGATGATCCATTTGACAATAACCTGAACAAAGCCCTTGCAGTAAAAGGCCGCAAGAGCGGAAAAGTACGCAAGGATTACCAGCTGGTTCAGGCGGAAAATTCGAAGGAAGAAAAAAAGGTCGAAAAGAATGTCCTGCATAAAATCCCTGAAGCGGTCTATATTTCTCCCGACAACGACGGGATCCAGGATGATCTCTCCTTTCCTTTTTCAATTCGCGACAGCCGATATATTATGGGATATGCCCTGGAGATTCGGGATGAAAAGGGAAACCTTGTCCGGACCATCGGCAATAAAGAGGAACGGCCCCAGGAAATAACAGCCAGGGACATTTTCCGCCGCTTTTTTCAGAAAAAGAGCGGTATACCGATCCCGGAAAACCTTCGCTGGGACGGTACAAGCGAAGACGGGTCTCTTGTTCCTGACGGAGTATATTACTTTTCCCTCCATGCCTGGGACGATAACAATAACCGTTCCGAGACAAAGCCCTATCCGCTGGTGGTTGATATCAGGGATCCGGAAGTAGATATCGAGAAGGTTCCTCCCCTGGAACTGATCTTTTCTCCCAACGACGATGGACAGAAGGATATTATTCAAATCAGTCAGAGCGGGACACTGGAAGAAACCTGGAAAATCAGAATCATTGGTGCAAACGACAGAACCGTTTTCAGCACCGAACTGAAAGACCAGGAGCCCGATACCTTTATCTGGGATGGCATGAATAATTCCGGTAATGTGGTCGCCGACGGGGTGTATACCTATACTATAAGCAGCATCGACAGGGCTGGTAATTCGGTGTCCCGTTCTGTGGAGAATATCATAGTCGACACTCAGCCCCGGCCGGTATCCATATCCATAGATTCAGCATGGTTTTCTCCAAATGGAGACGGGGTACAGGACGAAATTCTTTTTACCCTGGATATCCCCACCCCGGAATCGCTTATCAGCTGGGACCTTGAAGTGCTTGATGCTTCACAGGGAATAAAATGGAGCACATCCGGAAGAAGCGATCCTCCATCGCGCTACAGTTTTGACGGACGCGGTTCTAATGGCGTCGTTTTGCCTGAAGGCAGCTACACGGCCCGTATTTCCGGTGTCTACCGTAACGGAAACTCTCCTAGCAAGACCTCTCCGAAATTTAACCTGGATGTAACACCTCCTTCTGCCACAGTAGCTGTTTCTCCACAGATTTTCTCTCCTGACGGAGACGGCAACCGGGACATTCTCCGCATAACTCAGGACGCAAGTGTCGAGCATGAGTGGCAGGGACAAATAGTTGATTCTGAAAATCAGGTAGTCAGACAGTATCGCTGGATCGATCAGCCGGAAGCAGAAATGGAGTGGAACGGTACCTCCGAAGAGGGCTCAATAGCGGAAGATGGGGATTACCGTTATCTCCTTTCTGCAACAGACAGAGCGGGCAACTCATATTCTGTTGAAAGCCGCAGTGTACGCTTAAGCACCAAGGAGACAGTTGTTGCCATCTTTACCGACACTGATGCCTTTTCTCCCAATGGCAACGGCGTTAAAGATGAAATACTGATTAAACCGAATGTAAAGGTCGCCGAAGGCGTAGAGTCCTATGTTATTACCATTCTGAATGCAGAAGGACAGGGGGTAAAAACCTTCACCGGCAGCGGAGCTCTGGCTGACCAGTACCGGTGGGACGGAATCGGGGAGTCCGGTGCGAGAATGCCCGATGGAAGCTACCGGGCATCGATCAGAGTAATCGACCGGAACGGAAGCGTTGCAGAATCTATATCCTCCAGTTTTATCATGGACCGGGTTGCCCCTCAGGCAGAACTCAGCGCCGCTTACACCCTTTTCTCTCCTGACGGTGACGGACGCAGAGATCAGGTCACCATTTCCCAGAAAGGAAGTACCGAGGACCTGTGGGAAGGCCGAATATTCAGCAAGAGCGGAGAGATTGTCCGCAGTTACCGCTGGAAAGAGATGCCCGGCAGTCTTATATGGCAAGGCCGGGACGAAATGGGAAACCAGCTGCCCGACGGCGAATACCGCTACAGCCTCAGTTCTACCGATCCGGCAGGAAACTCGGTCAGCGTTGAACTGGATGGAATACGAATCGACACTAGAAAAACCAGCGCGTATCTGACCGCCGATACGACAAAGGTATCACC from Marispirochaeta sp. carries:
- a CDS encoding MBL fold metallo-hydrolase produces the protein MKVRFWGVRGSIPTPLSSRQIQSRIAAVVQRIEPHHLENQQSRERFLHDLPPYIMGTVGGNTTCLEVRLKDNTTIIIDAGSGIRELGAALKKQGEHIRVYHILFTHFHWDHIQGLPFFAPQVYDPRCEIHFYSPVPNLKAILEEQMQKPYFPISMESMNAVLFFHKLKGNTMDIGPVTVSWRPMKHPGNSYSYKIQEEDSAFIFSSDTELVQGDFIENPENTAFYRGVDSLIMDSQYTLDEAIEKYDWGHSSYSLAVDFAVTWGIRKLYLFHHEPQYDDKKLYSIEQSARWYLNHQKDSNLEIYSAIEGMEFEL
- the ybaK gene encoding Cys-tRNA(Pro) deacylase is translated as MTPAVKTLKNSGLAYRLHEYIHDPRAASFGPEAAEKLGVEPSRVFKTLVLCSAAGEYSAWMLPVDRHLDLKEAARISGEKKMELSDPKEAERITGYIVGGISPLGQKKRLPLFIDSRALEHKTILFSGGKRGLQIEMAPSDFIKISSAAASGNFS
- a CDS encoding FlgD immunoglobulin-like domain containing protein, translated to MNRYKCYLSLIIVALFAAVTPLYGDFNPPPGEESYFRMLSPWTLGAGPSVVSTDAPAAATWNPASAAAVQRMTFDIGYVAIYDTEYDEGIAGHAVNLGNSIPGKLGVFSWSGHFITSDYEGLDIGTMGAINLGFAKDVYEDLYVGTGLNLYAGSNDSSDWGSTLDIGFIHFPASYRSLNNFRWGMTAKDVGLWYNPSDDYSSIPSPFSLMTGAAFTPVEKEGFALDLSSDLILPSFQNLRWNVGLLAHIDNFLQVGVSSTLDARSIFDGDFEAYRFIPSFGLRFSFQTDLSGGNLIDLSGRGWDRGDIQPHIGVAPLANGAWGAGMGVTVPLGIIDDKAPEIEIDLGDLPYNEAEDNSEENDSVSLRIHSFDDPFDNNLNKALAVKGRKSGKVRKDYQLVQAENSKEEKKVEKNVLHKIPEAVYISPDNDGIQDDLSFPFSIRDSRYIMGYALEIRDEKGNLVRTIGNKEERPQEITARDIFRRFFQKKSGIPIPENLRWDGTSEDGSLVPDGVYYFSLHAWDDNNNRSETKPYPLVVDIRDPEVDIEKVPPLELIFSPNDDGQKDIIQISQSGTLEETWKIRIIGANDRTVFSTELKDQEPDTFIWDGMNNSGNVVADGVYTYTISSIDRAGNSVSRSVENIIVDTQPRPVSISIDSAWFSPNGDGVQDEILFTLDIPTPESLISWDLEVLDASQGIKWSTSGRSDPPSRYSFDGRGSNGVVLPEGSYTARISGVYRNGNSPSKTSPKFNLDVTPPSATVAVSPQIFSPDGDGNRDILRITQDASVEHEWQGQIVDSENQVVRQYRWIDQPEAEMEWNGTSEEGSIAEDGDYRYLLSATDRAGNSYSVESRSVRLSTKETVVAIFTDTDAFSPNGNGVKDEILIKPNVKVAEGVESYVITILNAEGQGVKTFTGSGALADQYRWDGIGESGARMPDGSYRASIRVIDRNGSVAESISSSFIMDRVAPQAELSAAYTLFSPDGDGRRDQVTISQKGSTEDLWEGRIFSKSGEIVRSYRWKEMPGSLIWQGRDEMGNQLPDGEYRYSLSSTDPAGNSVSVELDGIRIDTRKTSAYLTADTTKVSPNGDDNFDSVTFFPIVNLREGISDWKLELVEENSGETYASFQGRSEVPERILWNGTDNGGNVSDGLYSPRLTVNYLKGNQPRAELKPLRVDATSPVVRIEADPLPFSPDNDGSDDELHFRIDVQDLSPIDTWKLEIFDREMNLFTRFSGTGMPSRELIWDGRSSSGELVISAEDYPFRFTIHDDLGNTSVVSGKIPVDVLVIRDGDKLKIQIASIVFEPNTAVYSERDEETSAKNIFVLDRIAEILNKYRNYRITIEGHANPVYYNDPVRGPTEEKEELNPLSEKRAKTVRQSLIERGIHPARMNVIGLGGTRTIADPGDRSVNWKNRRVEFVLEK
- a CDS encoding YkgJ family cysteine cluster protein, translated to MNTPFYSKGLRFDCTGCSRCCRYEPGYVFLSETDLLRLCACRGLDRSEFIHSYCRTINLNGFFRISLIEKENYDCIFWQDGGCSVYESRPVQCRTYPFWEPFLSDKDEWESLARECPGVNKGRLYSQKEIEALIEARQIESLLSGDDL